A window of Agrobacterium vitis genomic DNA:
GGCACTGTTCAACGGCTTGTTGGTGCATCTGGTCGAAAACCGCAGCATCGACCAATCCTACATTGCCACCCATACGAATGGCTTTGCGGACGCGTTTGCCGCCGCTGCCGGTCAATCGCTTGGCGATTTGATGGAGAAGACCGGCCTGCCCGCCATGCAGTTGCGGCAGTTTTTCCAGCTGTTTGCCGCAACGGAAAAAACCGTGACCTGCTACAGTCAGGGCGTCAACCAGTCGTCGCTTGGCACGGACAAAGTCAATGCGATCATCAACTGCCATCTGGCCACGGGCCGAATCGGCAGGCCCGGCATGGGGCCGTTTTCGCTGACCGGCCAACCGAATGCCATGGGCGGACGAGAGGTCGGCGGCCTCGCCAACATGTTGGCCGCCCATATGGAGCTGGGCAATCCCACAGATCGGGATCGCGTGCAGCGGTTCTGGGCCTCGCCTGCCATGGCCGACAAGCCGGGTCTGAAGGCCGTGGACATGTTCAAGGCGGTGGCCGATGGCCAGATCAAGGCGCTGTGGATCATGTCCACCAATCCTGTCGTCTCCATGCCCCATGCCGATGCCGTCAAGGCGGCGATTGCCGCCTGCCCCTTTGTTGTTGTCTCCGACATGCAGGCCGATACCGATACGGCAAAGCTGGCGCATGTGCTGCTGCCAGCCGCTGGCTGGGGTGAAAAAACAGGCACCGTCACCAATTCCGAACGGCGAATTTCCCGCCAGCGAGCCTTCAAACCGGCCCCCGGCGAGGCGAAGGCTGATTGGTGGCAGATGGCGGAAATTGGCCGCCGGATGGGTTTTGGCCGCGCCTTTGCCTATCAGTCGCCCGCTGAAATCTTTGCTGAACATGCCGCCCTATCGGGTTTTGAAAACGACGGCACCCGCGATTTCGATATCGGCGCTTACGGCGCGATTACTGAGGCAGATTATCAGGCGCTTGCCCCCTTCCGATGGCCCCAGAGACAGGGAGAGCCTGCGGCGGAAAGCCGGTTTTTCGCCAATGGCGGCTTTTATCATCCCGATGGCAAAGCCCGTTTCATTGCCTGCGAAACTGCAATACCGGATAGGGCAAGCCAGGATTTTCCCCTCTCCCTCAATACCGGGCGGGTGCGCGATCATTGGCATACGATGACGCGGACGGCAAAAAGCGCGAGGCTGTCGGCGCATCTGGCCGAACCTTTCGCGGAAATCCACCCGCTGGACGCCGCCAATCTCGGCATCGCCGATGCGGCCTTGGTGGAGATTTCCAGCGAGACCGGCAGCCGGGTGATCGTCCGTGCGCTTTTGACCAGCCGCCAAAGCCGGGGTGCCATTTTCGTGCCCATGCACTGGACCGACGAAACCGCCTCACTGGCCCGCATCGATAGCCTCGTACCCTCCTTGGTAGACCCGGTTTCGGGGCAGCCAGCGCTGAAACATGTGGGTGTTGCGGCACAGCCCTATGCGGCAAAGGCCTATGGTTTTGCCGTATCAGCTCATAAGCCGCAGGCGCTGGACGCATCCTATTGGGCTTTGGCCAAGGCCGAGCATGGCTGGCGGCTGGAGCTGGCTTTCGAGCATGGCTGCGATTGGGAAAATTGGGCGAGAACCGCGCTTGCCGTACCCGCCACCGCAGAGATGATCGGCTATAGCGACCATGCCAGTGGCGATGTCAGACTGGCATTTTTTGACGCAGGCAGGCTTTGCGCCGCGCTGTTCATGGCAAGCCAACCGGTTGCGGTGTCGCGCAATTGGGCCAGCGCCCGGCTTGACGACGACTTTACCGATCGCCGCACCCGGCTGGCGCTGATTGCCGGGCGGCCCGGCGCTGGCCATATCGATCCGGGGGCAATTGTCTGTTCGTGTTTCTCCGTGGGGATCAACCAGATCACCAACGCTGTCAGGGGCGGTTGCGGCTCGGTCGAAGCCGTCGGCCAGACCCTGTCAGCCGGAACCAATTGCGGCTCCTGCCGCGCCGAAATCAGGAGGATTATCGATGCCGTTCAAATCCTTGCCGCAGAATAACTCCCGCCGCCCGGAACGGGTCGCGCCGCTCGCAAAACTGCCGGTGTTCTGGGCGCTCGAGGGCAAGCGCGTCATCATCGCCGGTGGTTCGGATGGTGCCGCCTGGAAGGCGGAATTGCTGGCTGCGTGTGGCGCTGATGTAGAGGTGTTCTGCGCAGAAGACGAATTGTCCGATACCTTCCGCGCCCTCCTTGAAGAGCAGGACCGCATGGTCCTTCATTCCCATTGCTGGCATATCGGCATTTTTGAAAACGCCGCCTTGGCGCTTGCCGATTGCGAGACGGAGGACGAGGCCAAGGCGTTCTATTGCGCAGCAAAAGCGGCGGGCGTGCCGGTCAATGTCATCGACAAGCCCGCCTATTGCCAATTCCAGTTCGGCTCCATCGTCAACCGCTCGCCGGTCGTGGTGGCGATTTCCACCGATGGCGCGGCACCAATCCTCGGGCAGGCGATACGGCGGCGAATCGAAACCCTGCTGCCCCCTGCCCTCAAACCATGGGCAGAACTGGCGCAAGCGATCCGTGGCCGGATCAATGAAAAGCTGGCACCCGGCGCACCGCGCCGCGCCTTCTGGGAGCGGTTCGTGGACCGCGCCTTTGCCGGCAATGCACCACCGCAGGACAATGAGGAGGATTTGCTGCTGAACGAGACCGCCAGGCTCGCGAACGCCCCGGCACTTGGGCGGGTCACACTGGTCGGCGCGGGGCCGGGCGATGCGGAGCTATTGACCCTGAAAGCCGTACGGGCGCTGCAAGCCGCCGATGTCATCCTGTTTGACGATCTGGTCTCCCCTGACGTTCTCGAACTTGCCCGCCGTGAAGCCAAACGCATGCTGGTTGGCAAGCGTGGCGGGCGGGAAAGCTGCAAGCAAGACGATATCAACGAGATGATGGTGCGGTTTGCCAAGGCTGGCAAACGTGTGGTGCGGCTGAAATCCGGCGATCCGATGATTTTCGGGCGGGCAGGCGAGGAAATCGCCCGACTGGCGGATGAGGGCATTGCCGTGGATGTCGTACCCGGCATCACCTCAGCCAGCGCCATGGCGGCGGCGCTTGGCATTTCGCTCACCCACCGCGATCATGCGCAATCGCTGCGATTGGTGACGGGCCATTCCCGGCATGGCGACCTGCCGGAAAGCCTCAACTGGCGCGATATGGCCGATCCATCCGTCACGACAATCTTCTACATGGGCGGCCGGATGGCAGGCCGGATTGCCGAAAATCTGATGGCCGCCGGCATGGCTTCCAACACGCAAGCGGTGGCGATGACCTCGATCAGCCGTGCTGAACAGACAAACTGGCGTGGAACGGTCGGGGATCTGGCCGATGCGGTTGCCACACTTGGCGTCAGCAACCCTATCCTCATCGGCGTCGGCACCGCCTTTGCCCAGCAAGGCACAGCGATGCCGTGTGCTTTCCCCAAGCAGGCAGAACAACAAATGGCGGCCTATTGAAAGAAAACACCTCCAAAAACGAAAAGCCTGCCGCGGGAGGAGGTGCGGCAGGCTTTTCGAAAAGAACCGAACGACGGCTGGGAGGAGGAATGCCGTCATTCCGACGGGCCGCTCTGGGAGGAGGAGAAGCTGGCCCGGTATATCGAAGCTCAGCGGGAGGAGGATGCATCGCTTCGATGAAAAGAGTTATACCTGATTTTCGCACATTTTCGAGGCAGATTTTCGCACGCCAGCCATGCGCTATGCGCGTAGCGAATTGCTCGAACCGTCAATGCCCCCCTGCGGACAGAACGGCCTGCGGATCGCGGTGAACAGCAAACCGGTCCATCATATGCGCACTGGCGATGTTCATGCCCTTAACATCGACCTCGGCCCCCTTGGCGCGAAACTTCAGCACGATCTTATCAAGGGCACCAACAGCGGTAATGTCCCAGAAATGCGCCTGGGTCACGTCGATGGTAATCGCTTTCACTTCATCATCGAAATCGAAGGCGGCAATGAAAGCATCGGCGGAGGCAAAGAAGATCTGACCATCGACCCGGTAAAGCCTCGACCCATCCTCTTGGTCTTCCGCCTTCACATGCACCATCCGCGCCACCTTGCCGGCAAAAAACACCCCCGACAACAGCACACCGGCCAGCACGCCCTTGGACAGATCATGGGTAGCGACCACTGTCACCACTGTCACCAGCATGACCAGCGAGGAGGAGGGAGGATTGCGGCGCAGATCGAGGATAGACCGCCATGAAAAGGTGCCAATCGACACCATGATCATGATCGCCACCAGAGCCGCCATCGGCACAACGCGCAGGATATCGTCCAAGACCAGCAGCAGGACCAGCAGGAATGCACCCGCGACAAAGGTCGAAAGGCGCCCTCGCCCACCGGACGAGACATTGATCACCGACTGGCCGATCATGGCGCAGCCGCCCATGCCACCGAACAGGCCGGAAGCGATATTGCTTGCGCCCTGGCCGATGCATTCCTGGCTCTTGTTGCTTTGCGTATCCGTCATGTCATCGACGATCTGCGCTGTCAGCAACGATTCCAGCAGGCCGACAGCGGCGAGCGCAATGGAATAAGGGAAAATGATCTGCAACGTCTCAAAGGTCAGAGGCACCTGCGGCCAACCGAACAGCGGCAGGCTGGACGGCAATTCGCCGAGATCGCTGACGCTGCGGACATCCCACCCGAACCACCAGGTCGCGGCTGTCAGAACGGCGATAGCCACCAGCGGTGACGGCACCACCTTGGTGAGGCGCGGGAAGAGATAAATGATGGCAAGCGCCACACCAATCATCACGAAGGTCGACGGTGGGCGGCCAAGCAATTCCGGCAACTGCGCCATGAAGATCAGGATCGCCAGGGCATTGACGAAGCCCGTCATCACCGAACGCGACACGAAGCGCATCAACCGCCCCAGCTTCAGGAAGCCCGCCAGAATTTGCAGCAGGCCCATCAGCACCGTTGCGGCAAACAAATATTGAATGCCGTGATCCTTGACCAATCCACCGATCAATACAGCGGTTGCGGCGGTGGCAGCGGAAATCATGCCCGGACGCCCACCGCAGAAAGCAGAAACGCAGGCGATGATAACCGAGGCAAACAGCCCAATCTTCGGATCAACCCCGGCAATCACCGAGAAGCCGATAGCTTCAGGAATAAGCGCAAGGGCCACGACAATGCCCGACAGGACATCGCCACGGATATTCGAGAACCAGTCTCGCTGGTATCGTTCAATTTTTTTCATGGAGATTGTTTCGCAACGGGGAAGATTTTTCACAAACGCTCAGATCTTGCCGAATAAACGGATCATCACGTTTCAGAAATGTCGTGCGTTGTCTGGCGGATCGGCGGCCAGAATAGCCACCCGGAATTTCACCGGGTCCGTGGTTCATGGCTTTCTATACGCAGAAAGCACCTGTCTTTGCAATCCCGTACCCACACTGGCCAGGAAGAAGCGGGGGTCAGAAGCCCGCGACCTTGCCCCAAGCCGAGTGAGCCAGCCGCTCTGGCCGATAGTCTTTGGGATCGACAATCGGTTCGGAACCGGTGATGATATCGGCGATCAGATGCCCTGCCCCCGGCCCGATGCCAAAGCCATGGCCACTGAATCCCGCCGCCAGAATAAAGCCCGGCAGGGATGGAACCTCACCGATGGCGGGCACACCATCCGGGGTGCTGTCGATATAGCCAGCCCAACTGGCCGAAATCTTTGCGCCAGCCAAAGCAGGCAGCAATTCGCCGGCCCGGCGATAGGTTTCGGCGATCAGTTTGCGATCCGGTATCGGATCGAGAATACGGTTGCGCTCCATTGGCGTCGCCTTGTCCAACGCCCATTTTGCCAGTGTCTCATGGCCATTGCGCAGACCTTCGATCGTACCCGGCTTCAGGCTTCTCCACCGCCGCTGGAACATTGGCAGGAAAGCCTTGCCATAGCGAATTTGCTGGGGGGTCAGATCGACGCTGGCACGGCCGCTGATCGCCAAGGTATAGCCGCCATCGCCCCGGCGGGTCACGGAAACCCGCGCCGTATGCAGGGCGTCTGGCAAAGCTTCGGCACCTAATCCGTCAAGAGGACCGACAGAAAGGATAGAGGACCGGATAGACGCCTGCGGAAAGCGAATGTTCAACTGATTGCAGAAGGAAGACGCCCAGGCGCCGCCCGCCATCACCACGGTTCCCGTGCGGATCGTCCCCTTTTCCGTCACCACGGCACTGACCCGGCCAGCCTCGGTTTCCAGCCCACGGGCCGCGCAATGCTGCATAACGGTTCCGCCAAATTTCATCACGCCGCGCGCAATAATCGGGGCAGCCCTTTCGGGGACCGCTATGCCATCGCTGGGCGAAAACACCCCGCCAAGCCAAGGCTTTCGCGTCGCGCTGCCTTTTTCGGCGGCTTCCTTGCCCGAAAGCATGTGCGTGGTGACGCCGACTATTTTGGCAAAGTCACGCCATTTGGCCCAGGTGGCGATTTCCGCCTCGCTATTGCTCAGGTAAAGCAGGCCGCAGCGGCGAAACCCGACATCCTCGCCAATGTCGCTGGCAAAACTGTCCCACAGATCCAGGCTTTTTGTCGCCATCGGCAATTCGCGGGCATCGCGGTTCTGCTGGCGGCACCAGCCCCAATTGCGGCTGGACTGCTCCGCCCCGATCAGGCCTTTCTCCAGCAGGACCACTTTGACACCGCGTTTTGCCAGGAAATAGGCGGTACATGTGCCGACGATACCGCCGCCGATCACCACGACATCCGCCGCCTCCGGCAAAGTGCTATGGGTCTCTACTCGCAACAGGGGTACACGCATGAAAAGCTCCTTGATTGCTGATCAGCATAAGCATTTCCATCAGTGAAAAGCACCGCGATTGCACCAGATTCAGCATTTCCTTCCGTTTTTAGAAACCCAAACGATCCCTATGTTGCATAAGGTTTTTCAAAGCTTTCCAGCGTGCTTTCCTGATGATGATCGCTTGCACTTTGGCTTTCGAAGCATAATATGCTGGCACACAGGCTTCAGGGAAAACTGGCATCAGGGGAAACAGCAGCGTGAAGCTCGACAGGATCGACATCAAGATTCTCTATGAACTGCAAAAGAACGGTCGGATCACCAATGTGGAACTGGCCGAACTGGTCAATCTCTCCCCCAGCCCCTGCCTGATGCGCGTAAAGAAACTTCAAGCGGAGGGCTATATCGAAGGCTATTCCGCCCAGATCAATGTCAGCAAGCTTGGCCAGACGCTAACGGTGTTTACCGAAATCACCTTGAAGAACCACAGACAGATCGATTTTGCCCGCTTTCTGGCCGCGGTTGAAAAAGTTGACCAGGTGATCGAATGCCACCTGGTCTCCGGCGGCTATGATTACATGCTGAAATTCGTCACATCAGGGATTGGTGAATACCAGTCGATCATGGAACGGCTGACCGACATGGATATTGGCATCGACAAATATTTCAGCTTCGTGGTGCTGAAATCACCGATCGTCAAATCGCATATGCCTCTGACCAGCCTGTTTCCGATGTAGGTTTTCAAATTATTCAACTACAAATCACCGCTTCCATTGAAAGCGCCAGGCCAAGCAAGGCTTCGTCTGACCCTGCAGGCCCGGAGACTTGCAGGCCAACAGGCATATTGGCATCACCCGTTCCGCATGGCAGCGAAACGGCGCACCAATCGAGGAAATTGCCGAGCATTGTGTTGCGCAATGTCTTGCCATTGGTGGCCACGAACAGGTCATCGTCAGCCACAAGCGGCGCGGTCAGTGGTGCGACATGCGCGACGGTTGGCGTCAGGATGAATTCATCCGTGCCGATCTGGCCGGTAAATTCCGCAATCAATTGCTCTCGCCGGTCAACAAGCTCGACATAGCTGGCAAGGCTGATGTTTTCGCCCAACCGCGCACGGGTTGCGACGCGGTGATCCATGCGGGCCGCGTCCGGCCCATGCAGACGGTGGCGATGCAACACATAGGCCTCCGCCGTCACCAGCGGGCCATGCTTGGCGAGAACATCGAGGATCTGCTGCATGATCGGGAAGGCTTGACGGCGCACCACGGCGCCCGCCTGCTCCAGGCGGCGTATCGCAGCCTCAAACGCTTTAACCACACCATCCTCGGCACCATCGAAAAACACCGTGTCGGGCACGACGAAACGGCATCCAGCCAAGGCGGCGCGGGTCACCTGCGGATGCGTCAGCCCGCGCATGGCAGCATCGATCCAGACCGCATCCTGCACGGTGCGGCAGAGCGGACCAAGGGAATCGAGACTTTTGGAGAGAGGAAAGACGCCACGCATGGAATAGCGGCCACGGGTTGCCTTATAGCCGACAATGCCATTGAAGGCGGAGGGAATGCGGACAGACCCGCCCGTATCCGTCCCAATCGACACCGGCACCAGCCCGGCTGCCACCGCTACAGCCGAGCCCGAGGACGATCCGCCGGGAACCCGCGCCTCGCCCACACCGTGCGGATTGCGCGGTGTGCCGTAATGCGGATTGACCCCAAGGCCGGAAAAGGCAAACTCGCTCATATTGACCTGACCGATGGACACCATTCCAGCACTCGCCAGGGCCTGGACCACATCCGCATCGCGCGATGCCGGTGGCTGATCGTCCAACACCACGGAACCTGCGGTGGTGGTTATTCCCTTGAGATCGAAAAGATCCTTCCAGGCAATCGGTATGCCGTCCAGAGGGCCGAGCGAGCAACCGGCCCGGATGCGCAATGCCGAGGCCTGGGCCTCCTGCATCGCCCGCTCCGGCGTTAGCCGGGTGAAAATTGTCTGATCCCCGTAATCCCGGATGGCCCCCAACGTCTGATGGGCGAGATCCTGCGGATCAAGCGCGCCGGACTGGATCAAGACAGCAAGCTGGGCAATGCTTTTGCCTGAAAGGCCTTGGCCTGAAAAGTTTGGGGTCATCGGTTACTCCTTCAATACAATATTATGCCGCCATCAGCTGAAGCCAGCGACGCACCAGATAATTATGTTCGTCCATGGTGGTGTTCCACACCGCGATGCGGTTGGCACGCTGCCAGTAAGACCCGCCCCTGCGGCTTTCGCCAGCCTTGATCCGCATCGCGCCATCCGGTCCGGGCAAGTCCTGCGCGGCGGGCAGGCCGCCATACCAATAATCCCATTCCGCCTTGCTCAGATACGCCTTTGAGCGCTGCGGCGTGGAGATGTAATAGCCTTGCCGCGCAACGACAGCACCTGGCAACCCGGAAATCCACCAGTTAAGATAGTCATAGGCCACATCCAGCATCCGCCCTTCAAGGCCACGCGACAGGCAAAGCCCGCCATGCCAGGCCCGGTAACCTTCGACCGGCACCGCCTGCTCCACGGCCATGCCCTGACCGCTCAAGATGGTAATGCCTGTGGACCACATGCTCTGGATATCGGTACGGCCCTTGACCATCAGGGCTGCGGCATCCTCTGCGGTGCGCCAGAAGTCCCTGAAAAATCCGGATTTTTTCTTCTCGGTCAGAATGGCGATCAGCCGATCGATCTCGACCACGGTCATATTACCGATATTGTCGAACCGCATCAGGCCAGCCGCCTCGGCAGCAAGGGCCGCATCGAAAATGCCGATGGCGGGCTCGTCCACCAGCGCCACCCGGCCCGTCCAGGTCTCGTCCAACAGACTTGCCCAACTGGACACGGACCTGGGGCTTTTCACCAGATCGCTGCGATAGGCAAAACTGTCGAAATTATGGGTGGTGGGCAACATGGAAATATGGCCGGTCGGATTATCGCCCAGCGACAGGTCCGGCTGGACGAACAGTTTCTTGACAGGTGCATCGCCCTTGCCCAGTTGGGCACTCGGCTCCAGTCGTCCGGTCTTGGTGAGATCGGAAATCTCGTTCCAGAGGTCGATCCGCTTCAGTTCTATCGGCTGGATGGCGCGCCAATACCAGACGATGTCCAGGTTATGAAAGCACTGATCGTAGATGTCGTAACTATCCGGCGCCTGCGCCGCCTTGTGCTGGGTGGTCAGGAAATCATTGTTGTCGAACACGACCTCGATGCCAAGATCCTGCTGCGCCTGGACGCGCAACGGTTCCAGCAAGGAAATCGCCGTGCCGAGCACCCGAAGACGCGGTTTGCCTTGCGTATGAAGGGCGGGCGCAGGAAAAGAAGCCGGTGGGTTATGGGTGTTCATTGGCGTTTGACATTCCTGACTCACTTATAAAGCCACCGTAAAACCATAGAGCCTCTGTCACCATCCATGTCTCTCACTTTATCGCAAAGGCCTCGAAAGACCGCCTGATCAGCGCCGTCTCCAATCCATCCACAATGAAAACCAGCCTGGAGCGTCGATCCGCCGATGGCCAGCCGCCCATATGGACGGGCGGATGCACCAGATGCTGGACCCCGTGAATGGCAACGGGCCGGTCCTCACCCGCGATGTTCAAAATGCCCTTCACCCGGATAATCCTGGCGCCATGGCGGTTGAGCAACATCGTCAACCAGATGCCGAAAGCGGTCCAGTCGATCGGCGCGTCAACCGTCACCACGAAGGAGCGGAAGTCGCCGCTATGGCCAGCATCTGCTGGCGCTTCGCAGTAAAAACCGCTGGCCGATTGCAGGGTGGAACTGTGCAGGCTGGCATCGTCATCCAGCAGGCTGGCGGCTGAAAAATCCGGGGCCGCGGCGGCAATTATCGCTGCATCGAGATTGATCGACGCGATCCGGGCCATCAACCGTCCGGTCAATTCAGGCTGTTCAAGGGCTTCAGTCATATCGGTTTTGGTGATCACCAACCGGTCGGCAATCGCCACTTGCCGGGCCGATTCGCCATAAGCGTCCAGTTGCCCCAACCCATTAATGGCATCAACCGTGGTGATGACATTGCCGTGGCGAAAATGATGGCGCAGGACCGGATCGGCTTTCAGCGTCGATAAGATTGGAAACGGGTCGGCAAGCCCGGTGCTTTCAATCATCACCCGGCGAAAGGGTGCGATCTCGCCCCGCTCCCGGCGGTCATGCAGGGTTCGCACGGCTTCAGCCAGATCGCCGCGAATGGTGCAGCAGACACAGCCGGATTGCAAAAGCACCGTATCACCATCGACCGTTTCCACCAGGTCGTGATCGAGGCCGATTTCGCCTAATTCATTGATCAGCACCGCCGTATCGGCAAGGGCGGGGTCTGACAGCAGACGCTTCAGCAGCGTCGTCTTGCCGGAGCCGAGGAAGCCGGTCAGCAAATTGACAGGAGTGAACTGGGGAATAGCACCCCTTGCATCAGCCATTACGGGCCATTTCCATCCGCGCGATCAGCACTGGATCAAGCGGATCGCAGGCCCGACAGGACATTTTTTCGGCGGCAGACCAGAGATGACCGAGATCCTCGATGATCTCGGTCTTTCCCGTCAGGCTGGACAAGAGATAGGATGAGCCCTGCCAGTCGGAGAGCGACAGGCCATAAGCCTTCAGCACCCGGTTGGCGGTGTTCACCCGGTTCATCCGTTCACGGCGGCGGTCCACCCGCTCGCCATTGCGGGTGTAAACGCCGGGTCGGGCCACGGCGTCGGCCCAATGTTCATTGCCGCCGATCACACCGCACAGTGAACACATGACACTCTCCTTTCACGGACAAGGGACGGCATAGCGCCGCCCCTCTCCGTCTTGTTACTTCTTGCGCGGAAAGCGCTTGGCGAAATCGTCGGCGATCTCGTTCATGGTCACGAATTTCACCCCCGGATGCTTGCTCATATGGGCAAACAAGCGCTCCAGCATCATCAACACCTGCGGGCGTCCGGCAACGTCAGGGTGAATGGTGATCGGGAAAACCGCATAATCCATTTCACGATAGACCCAATCGAACTGATCGCGCCAGATCTGCTCGATATCATGCGGATTGACGAAGCCGTGGCTGTTGGGTGATTTCTTGATGAACATCATCGGTGGCAGGTCATCGAGATACCACGAGGCCGGAATTTCGATCAGGTCGGTCTCGTGGCCACGCTTCAAGGGCACCATCCAGTCGGAGGGCTTCTTGGAATAGTCGATCTTGGTCCAGCTATCGCCAACGCGCACATAATAGGGCGTGAAATCATTATGCATCAATGAGTGATCGTATTTGATGCCGCGCTCCAGCAGCAACTCATTGGTGACATTGGAAAACTCCCACCAGGGCGCAACATAGCCGGTCGGACGCTTGCCAGATAGCTTGGTGACCAGCTCGATGCACTTGTCCAGCACTTCGGTTTCCTGCTCGCGGGTCATGGCAATCGGGTTTTCGTGGGTATAGCCGTGAATGCCGATTTCATGGCCTGCATCGGCCACCGCCTGCATCTGCTCGGGGAAGGTCTCGATGGAATGGCCGGGAATGAACCAGGTGGTCTTGATGCCGAAACGCTCGAACAGTTTCAGCAAGCGCGGTGCGCCGACCTCACCGGCAAACAGGCCACGGGAAATATCGTCAGGCGAATCCTCGCCACCGTAAGAGCCGAGCCAGCCGGCCACTGCATCCACATCGATGCCGAAGCTGCAAAAGATTTCCTTTGCCATGGTGTTTTCTCCTTTTGATAAAGACTTTTTGATCAGGTGCGGACCTGTCAGTGTGCGGCGATAATGGTGGCATCCGACGGCTTCCACGACAGAAACACGTCGGAGCCGACCGGAAACTCATCCGGGCGATATTTCTCGACATGGGCCTCGAGAGACAAAGACCGACCATCCGCCAGCACCACTGAGATATGCGAGACATGACCGACGACATCGGCACGTTGAATGCGGGCATGAACCGCGTTGCCACCATGGGCCACAGCAACCCGCTCAAGCGGCTCGCGGTTTCCATGATGAACCTGAATGGCCTCGGCGGGAACGACGAGATTGGCGAGCCCGCCGTCGGACACCGAGCCATTGACCAAGCCCGCGAGCAATCCTTCCGGGGTCTCGACCCGTAAATCGCCTGCGCCATCGGCGCGGGCATGCCCCTTGAAAATCGCGTTTCGGCCAATAAATTGCGCCACAAACGGCGTCGCGGGCCGGGTATAGAGCTGATGCGGCGGGCTGACCTGCTCGACACGGCCCTGGTTCATCACCACCACCCGGTCGGACAGCGCCAGCGCCTCCGATTGCGCATGGGTGACGAAGATGAAGGTGACGCCCAGCGTCCGTTGCAGGATTTTCAGCTCGTTCTGGATCGCCTTGCGCAGATTGGCATCGAGCGCGCCAAGCGGCTCATCCAGAAGCAGAATGTCAGGCTCGATCACCAATCCCCGCGCCAAGGCCACCCGCTGGCGCTGGCCGCCGGAAAGCTTTTCCGGCTTGCGCTCGGCTATGTCTTCAAGCCCAAGCGTTGCAATGATCCGCTCTACCTTGCGGTCGCGCTCAGCCTTTGCCATGCCTTTGACTTCAAGACCGTAAGCGACATTGCGGCGCACGCTCATATGAGGAAACAGCGCGTAATTCTGAAAGATCGTTGCGGTCGGGCGCATCTGCGGCGGCACATCGTTCATCCGCACGCCCTTGATCATCATATCGCCGGAGGAAATACCCTCGGACCCGGCAATCATCCTCAACGTCGTGGTCTTGCCGCAGCCGGATGGGCCGAGAAAAGCGATGAACTCACCCTTTTTCACCGCCAGGCTGAAGGCACTGACAGCCGTGGTGCCATTGTCATAGACCTTGCCCACATCAATC
This region includes:
- a CDS encoding extracellular solute-binding protein, with product MNTHNPPASFPAPALHTQGKPRLRVLGTAISLLEPLRVQAQQDLGIEVVFDNNDFLTTQHKAAQAPDSYDIYDQCFHNLDIVWYWRAIQPIELKRIDLWNEISDLTKTGRLEPSAQLGKGDAPVKKLFVQPDLSLGDNPTGHISMLPTTHNFDSFAYRSDLVKSPRSVSSWASLLDETWTGRVALVDEPAIGIFDAALAAEAAGLMRFDNIGNMTVVEIDRLIAILTEKKKSGFFRDFWRTAEDAAALMVKGRTDIQSMWSTGITILSGQGMAVEQAVPVEGYRAWHGGLCLSRGLEGRMLDVAYDYLNWWISGLPGAVVARQGYYISTPQRSKAYLSKAEWDYWYGGLPAAQDLPGPDGAMRIKAGESRRGGSYWQRANRIAVWNTTMDEHNYLVRRWLQLMAA
- a CDS encoding CobW family GTP-binding protein, with the translated sequence MADARGAIPQFTPVNLLTGFLGSGKTTLLKRLLSDPALADTAVLINELGEIGLDHDLVETVDGDTVLLQSGCVCCTIRGDLAEAVRTLHDRRERGEIAPFRRVMIESTGLADPFPILSTLKADPVLRHHFRHGNVITTVDAINGLGQLDAYGESARQVAIADRLVITKTDMTEALEQPELTGRLMARIASINLDAAIIAAAAPDFSAASLLDDDASLHSSTLQSASGFYCEAPADAGHSGDFRSFVVTVDAPIDWTAFGIWLTMLLNRHGARIIRVKGILNIAGEDRPVAIHGVQHLVHPPVHMGGWPSADRRSRLVFIVDGLETALIRRSFEAFAIK
- a CDS encoding amidase, encoding MTPNFSGQGLSGKSIAQLAVLIQSGALDPQDLAHQTLGAIRDYGDQTIFTRLTPERAMQEAQASALRIRAGCSLGPLDGIPIAWKDLFDLKGITTTAGSVVLDDQPPASRDADVVQALASAGMVSIGQVNMSEFAFSGLGVNPHYGTPRNPHGVGEARVPGGSSSGSAVAVAAGLVPVSIGTDTGGSVRIPSAFNGIVGYKATRGRYSMRGVFPLSKSLDSLGPLCRTVQDAVWIDAAMRGLTHPQVTRAALAGCRFVVPDTVFFDGAEDGVVKAFEAAIRRLEQAGAVVRRQAFPIMQQILDVLAKHGPLVTAEAYVLHRHRLHGPDAARMDHRVATRARLGENISLASYVELVDRREQLIAEFTGQIGTDEFILTPTVAHVAPLTAPLVADDDLFVATNGKTLRNTMLGNFLDWCAVSLPCGTGDANMPVGLQVSGPAGSDEALLGLALSMEAVICS
- a CDS encoding Lrp/AsnC family transcriptional regulator, with product MKLDRIDIKILYELQKNGRITNVELAELVNLSPSPCLMRVKKLQAEGYIEGYSAQINVSKLGQTLTVFTEITLKNHRQIDFARFLAAVEKVDQVIECHLVSGGYDYMLKFVTSGIGEYQSIMERLTDMDIGIDKYFSFVVLKSPIVKSHMPLTSLFPM
- a CDS encoding polysaccharide deacetylase family protein, yielding MAKEIFCSFGIDVDAVAGWLGSYGGEDSPDDISRGLFAGEVGAPRLLKLFERFGIKTTWFIPGHSIETFPEQMQAVADAGHEIGIHGYTHENPIAMTREQETEVLDKCIELVTKLSGKRPTGYVAPWWEFSNVTNELLLERGIKYDHSLMHNDFTPYYVRVGDSWTKIDYSKKPSDWMVPLKRGHETDLIEIPASWYLDDLPPMMFIKKSPNSHGFVNPHDIEQIWRDQFDWVYREMDYAVFPITIHPDVAGRPQVLMMLERLFAHMSKHPGVKFVTMNEIADDFAKRFPRKK
- a CDS encoding ABC transporter ATP-binding protein, translated to MIYDLELIDVGKVYDNGTTAVSAFSLAVKKGEFIAFLGPSGCGKTTTLRMIAGSEGISSGDMMIKGVRMNDVPPQMRPTATIFQNYALFPHMSVRRNVAYGLEVKGMAKAERDRKVERIIATLGLEDIAERKPEKLSGGQRQRVALARGLVIEPDILLLDEPLGALDANLRKAIQNELKILQRTLGVTFIFVTHAQSEALALSDRVVVMNQGRVEQVSPPHQLYTRPATPFVAQFIGRNAIFKGHARADGAGDLRVETPEGLLAGLVNGSVSDGGLANLVVPAEAIQVHHGNREPLERVAVAHGGNAVHARIQRADVVGHVSHISVVLADGRSLSLEAHVEKYRPDEFPVGSDVFLSWKPSDATIIAAH